The Actinoplanes sp. N902-109 genomic interval TCGAGGACGTGGGCGTGCTGGTGAGCTGGCTGAGCCGCGAGCCCGAGCTGTCGTCCGCGCTGCACGAGTACGAGAAGGCGCGCCGGCTGCGCTTCGACCGGGTTCGCCAGTTCTCCGCGCAGATCGAGGCGGCCGACGGCGCGGCCGAGTTCGCCGAGCGGTACGCGACCTTCAGCCACTGGATGCTGGCGTCCGGGCCGGACGCCTACCCGGGATAGCCGACCGGCCGCCGGGCGCCGGGGTCAGTCCTGATCGAAGCGGGCGGCGAACCGCGCGGTGAACAGGTCGGCGCCCTTGCGTTCGCGGACCGTCCCCACCGATGCCGCAACGGGCCCGTGCTCGCCCGGCAGCTGACCGACCCCCGCCTCGGTTCCCAGCGGCAACAGGATGCGCCGATCGGGGGACGGTGTGTACACGGCCTCGGGGCGCTCGCCGGCGAGCTGCGCCTTGATGTTCGCGGCCACGATCATGGCGTGCTCCATGGCGTACGAGGCCATCTTCGGGTCGGGCAGGTCGGCGATGTCACCGATGGCGTAGACGTGGTCGTGGCCGCGGACGGTGAGGTGATCGGTGACGGGGATCGTGGTCTGTCCGGTCAGCGTGGTCAGGCGGCCGTCCGCGAGACAGCCGGTGTTGATCCGCACGCCGAACGCACGGAACCAGATGTCGGCGCCGATCGTCTCGCCGTCGGCGGTGGTGACCTCGAAGCGCGCGGCTTCGCCCGGTGGCACCGGCGGCAGGGCGGTCAGCCCGGTGCCGAGCAGCAGGCGGACGCCGCGCCCGGTCAGCTGGTGGAGCAGGCTGTCCCGCACCTCGGGCAGGAAGCCGGGAAGCAGCTGGTCCCCGCGGTCGACAACGGTCACCTCCTTGTCCGGCCAGACCTCCTTGATCTCCCCGGCCAGCTCGATGCCGACGGGGCCGGCGCCGAGGATCAGGACGCGACCGGCGCCGGACAGGTGGTGGTGGGTCTGGTGGAGGTCGTCGAGCTGCTGAGCGACATCGGTCGCGCCGGGGTGCGGTTTCGCCGGGTACGAATACCCGGAACCGGTAGCCAGCACCAGGTAGTCGGCGGGCACCCGCGCACCCGAGGCCAGCGTCACGCCCGCCGGGTCGACCGAGACCGCCTCGTCGCGCAGCACCCGGCCGTGCCGGAGCAGCTTGCCGTAGGGGAAGAAGGCGTTGGGCGCCCAGTCCGGGCGGGTCAGCGCCCGCAGCGAGGCGGCTGCGTTGACGAACCCCTCGCGCGGATCGATGAGGACGACGTCCGCCGTGGCGTCCAGTTCCTTGGCCACGAGTGTCCCGCCGTAGCCGCCGCCAACGATCACGACCGTACGTGCCATGCCGAGCCTCCTACCTGGAGTTGATGTGACAACTATAGGCACCGAAGTTGCTACGTCAACTCCGCGGCTCGTACCATCTCGTCATGGCCGCCCATCGCACGCTGGAACCGGAGCGGTGGGAGTTCTGGCACCTCTGGATGCAGGCCCAGCGCCTGCTCACCCGCGAGCTCGACCGTGACCTGCAACAGCGGTACGGCATCACGAAGGCCGAGTTCAGCGTGCTCGTGACCCTGCACCAGGCACCCGGCGGGCACCTGCGCGTCGGCGAGCTGGCCGAGTCCCTCGACTGGGAGAAGAGCCGCGTCGCGCACCAGCTGACCCGGATGGAGAACCGCGAACTGGTCGTCCGGACCGACCACGAGTCCAACGGCCGCCGTGCCGCGATCGGCTTGACCGACCGGGGCCGCACCGCCGTTCAGGACGCCCTCCTCGGTCACGCCGACAACATCCGCCGCCACTTCTTCGACAGGCTGAGCCCCGATCAGGCCGCGGCCATCCACGAGTGGAGCCGTGCCACGGTCGAGCGCCTCACCACCGGCCCGGACGTGCGCTAGGACGAATCCCCTCCGGCGCGCCTGCTGTTTCCCGCGTGATCGTCAGGTCCGGGTGACTGGCAGGTCCCGGCATCGCCCGGCGCCCCCGCTTCATCTCGAACATCGCGCGATCGGCCTGGAACATCAGCTCATCGCCGTCCGTGCAGCCGGCCCCGGCGGCGACGCCGATGCTGGCCCCGACGTGCAGCACCGCGCCGTCGGCGGGAATGGGCTCGGACACCGCCCGGCGCAGCCGCTCCGCCAGGGCGGCGGCGCCGGCCGGATCGAGCTGCTCGCACAGCACCGCGAACTCGTCGCCGCCGAGCCGGGCGGCCAGGTCGCCGGCGCCGATCCCGGCCCGGATCCGGCGGCCCACCTCGACCAGCACGGCGTCACCCGCGGCATGGCCGTGCTCGTCGTTGACCGCCTTGAACCCGTCGAGGTCGAGGTAGAGCAGGGCGAGACCGGTGCGGGCCTGGAACGCGCGGGCCAGCCGTTCGTTGAGCACCCGGCGGTTGACCAGGCCGGTGAGGTTGTCGTGGTCGGCCAGATAGGCCAGGCGGTCCTGGACCCGGCCCTGTTCGTGCACCGCGGTGGTGAAGCGGGCCAGGCAGAGGCCGGCCGTTGTCGCGGTCGCGGCCAGCATCAGCAGCCGTCCCCCGATCGGACCGGTCTCCCGGCCCACGGCCAGGATCGGCCCGGTCAGCATGGCCAGGCCCAGGAACATCAGCCGGGCCGGGTGGATACGCGGCTTGTCGACCGGCGCCGGTTGCAGCAACTGGTCCCGGTCCCGGTGCAGCCCCGACGCCACGACCAGGGCGTTCGCAAGCAGCAGAGCGGCGTTGAACCGGTCGCCGTTCACGCCGGTCAGAGCATCGGAGAACGTGGTGAGCACGGTGTCGAGCACGAGCGAGAGAGCGTTGCCGGCGATCAGCAGCATGCTCGGCGCACCGTTGCGGCCGGGCGACAGCGCCAGGTAGACGACGGCGGCGAACAGCACCAGATCACCGATCGGGTACAGCGCTCCGACAGCGATCGTCATCGTCGTGCCGCCGCCGTGCAGTTCCGGCTCGATGAAGAACTGCCAGGCGGCGAGTCCGGCCGCGGTGGTCAGGGTCAGGCCGTCCTGCAGGGCCGCGCGGCTCTGCCGGGGCGCGCGCAGCCGCACCATACCGAGGATCGCCGCACCCATCAGCGGATAGCCGCCCAGCCAGAATACGTCCTGCAGGCCGACCGTCGGGGAACGGCCGGTCAGCTGGAGCACCGCCGCCGTCAGGTCGCCGGCCAGCCACGAGGTGACCGCACCGGCGACCAGCGCCCAGGGCCGGCGTGGCCCCGGGCGCCGGACCGCCGCCCACGCCGCGACCACGACGCCGGCGAAGCAGGCGAGATATGCCGCCTGACCCCAGATCGAGTCCGGCGTCAGGGCGGTGATCACCGCACCGGCCAGCAGCAAGGGGACACCGGCCGACTTCCGCACGTCCGAGATGTCGGCAGCGTCGGCCCCGAGCTGAGGACAACACGGTCAGCGGTAACCGGCTGCGACGATGTTCGCCTGCACGGCGTTCTCGGTGGCGTCCGATGGATAGCCCGCGACGATGGCGCCCTCGTAGAACGTTCCCGCGCTGAGGTTCGCTCCGCCGCCGGGCTTGCAGCAGTCACCACCGCTGCCGAGGATGATCGCGCCCTGCTTGCGCATCGGGCTGTACCCCGGGGGGAGCCCGCCGTCCCAGAGTGTGGTGAGGGAACCCGACTGGGCGTTGCTGCCCTTCATCGCGAATCGTGAGGTGCCGTTGTTCTTCAGCGTCGCCGTCACGAACTTGCTGGTGAAGGCGCGCTGATTCGGGTTCCAGCTGCTGCTGCCACCGGGGTACAGACCCCACTCCAGGTCGGCCTGGACCCACGGGCCGGAGCCCGAGCATCCGCCGAACCAGCACTGGGTGCCGAAGTTGATGGCATCCATCGCGCCGGCCGCGTCGGCCTTGCGGGTGGTCTCGCTGTTGCCGTAGTCGAAGCAGCAACCGTTGTTGACGTGGGTGCCGCTGGTGACCATGTACATGCCCTCCGGGGCGCTGCCGGTCGGCACGCCGGTCAGGTGGCCGTCACGCCAGTAGCTGTTGCCCGGGTTGATGTAGAGCGAGTACGCCGCCGACCCGCCGATGCTCAGCGATTCGGACGTCGCCACCGCCGGCCGGCTCGACGAGGAACCCGGCACCACGGAGGAGCCCTGGTACCACAGGTCGTTGCCGCGGCCGGACTGGTCGTAGACGACGGTGATCACACAGGTGGTGCCGGCGCAGAACGTGTTCTGGGCCGCGGCGTCGGCCGTGCCACCGCTGAGGACGCCGATGGCGCGGGTGGTGTTGTCCGAGGCACGCCGCACCTGGTAGAGGTTGCCGCGATAGGCGCTGTACAACGCCCGTACGGTGCTGTGCGCGGCGACGCAGGGTGTGCCACCGTTCGCGTACAGGTCGCAGGGTCCCGTGCCGCCGCCGGAGCCGCCGCCGACGGGCGGCACCTGGGTCCATTGCTGGTTGCTCTGACCGTTGCAGCTCCACAGGATGAGCTTGGTGCCGTTGGCGGTGGCCGCGCCGTTGGCGTCCACGCACAACCCGGACTGCTCGCCGGTGATGCTGCCGTTGTCGTTGAGGTTCCATCGTTGGTTGGCCTGACCGTTGCAGTCCCAGATGACCACGGGTGTCCCGTTGGTGGTGCCGGCGCTGGAAGCGTCCAGGCACTTGCCGCCGGGGCCGGTCAGCTGCCGCCCGGTGGTCCAGGTCCAGGACTGGCCGGCGGCCCCGGAACAGTCGTACAACTGCACCTGGACGCCGTTGGTGGTGGACGAGCCGGGGACGTCGATGCAGCGCCCCGACTGGCTGCCGACGACGGTTGTCGCGGTGCCGACCGTCGCGGCTGCGGCCGGTGTGGCGGTGACCACGGCGCCGGCGAGGAGGCTCAGCGCGCCGATGAGGATCCGGGTGCGGCGCATCAGCTCAGGGTCCACTTCTGGTTGGCGGCACCGGTGCAGGTCCACAGCTGGACCGCGGTGTTGTTGGCGGTGGCGGAGCCGATCACGTCGAGGCACAGCCCGGACTGGACACCAGTGATCGAGCCGTCCGCGTTGACCGTCCATTGTTGATTGGCCTGACCGTTGCAGTCCCAGATCTCCACCTTCGTACCGGCCGCGGTCTGGTTGTTGTAGGCGTCCAGGCACTTGCCGAGCACCTGCAGCTGGTTACCGCTGCGGGTCCACTGCTGGTTGGTGCCGCCGTTGCAGTCCCAGATGACCGGCAGGGTGCCGTTGGTGGTGTTGCTGTTCGGGTCGTCCAGGCAGCGGTTCGAGGCCACCCCGCGGATCGTGCTGACCGTCGTGCTGCCGCCCGGGTCGCTGGTGGTGCCGCCGGACACCCGGTACATGACAACGCCGTGACCGGGCACCGAGGAGCTGATGGTGCCGCTGGTCGTGCTGGTCGCGCCGGTCCACAGATCGGTGAGCCCGTAGCTCGACGCGCCGCTCTTGCCGATCGCCGCCGCTGTGGTGCTGATGGTGGCGGTCGAGGAGCCCTCGTTGAACAGCACCACCGAGACGTCGCCGTTGGCCAGCGGCTTGGCCAGGACGTCCAGACCACCGGTGGAGCTGACCATCCGGCCCTGCTTGCCCGCGGCGTCCTGGTCGACCGCGATGACCGCCCGGTTACCCAGGATCGACAGCGTGGTCGAGCTGGCATTGACCAGGTTGTTGCCGGCCAGCAGCGGCGCCGCCATCTCGGCCCAGAGGCTGAAGTGGGCGCGGTCCTCGGTGGCCGTCATGCCGTTGCCGACCTCGAGCATGTCGGGGTCGTTCCACTGCCCCGGGCCCGCGTACGCGGCCAGCCCGACGTTCTGGTGGAAGATCGACAGCATGCTGGCGTAGTTGTTCTGGATGTCGCCGGTCGTGCGCCACAGGTTGCCGACCGGGGCGGCCCAGGTCCACGGCGCGTTGACGCCCCACTCGCAGATGCTGTACACGATCGGGCGGCCGGTGGCGGCCAGCGCGTCACGCATCGCCGAGTACCGGGCGATGTACTGCTGGGTGGTGGAGCTGCCGTTGTTGTAGCAGTTGTCGTACTTGAGGTAGTCGACGCCCCATGCGGCGAAGGACCGTGCGTCCTGCGCCTCATGGCCGAGGCTGCCCGGGTAGCCGGCGCAGGTCGAGGTGCCGGCGTCCTCGTAGATGCCCAGCTTCAAACCCTTGGAGTGCACGTACGCGGCGGTGCCGGAGATGCCGTCGGGGAACTTGCCGTAGTCCGGTTGCAGGTTGCCCGCGCCGTCCCGGCTGTGTTGCATCCAGCAGTCGTCGATGTTGACGTACTGGTAGCCGGCCGCGGCCAGTCCGCTGGACACCAGCTTGTCGGCGGTCTGCTTGACCAGCGTCTCGGACACGTTGCAGCCGTAGGCGTTCCAGTCGTTCCAGCCCATCGGTGGCGTCAGGGCGAGGTTGTTGGCCAGCGCCTGGGCCGGCGCGGCGGTGCGCAGGCCGATACCCCATCCGGCCGCACCGATCGCCAGCACGAGCACAGCGAGTCGGATCAGCCAGCGGCGGACATGGTGGTGCTGCGACGTGTGCATCCGTACATCCCTTCCAGGCGGGGGTGTCCGCGACCGGCGGCGGTCAGCGGGTGGTGCAGGTGAGGGCGGCCGGCGCGGTGTTCGCCCCGGTCACCGTGGCCAGGAAGCCGAAGGTGGTGGAACCGCCGGCGGGCAGCGCACCGTTGTAGGCGGCGTTCGTGACGGCCACGTCCGGCCCGTTCTGGGTGAGCGTGCCGTTCCACACCTGGCTGATGACCTGTCCGTTGGCGAAGGACCAGGCGACCGTCCAGCCGGTGATCGGCGCCGAGCCGGCCGTCACCGTGACCTCGGCCTGGAACCCGCCGTTCCAGGAGCTGGTGACGGCGTACGTGGCGGTCGCGCCGGACGGGCCGGGCGTCGGGGTCGTCGACGGCGAGGTGGTGGGGCTCGGCGAGGGCGAGACGGTCGGGCTGACCGTCGGGGATGCGCCCGGCCGGGCCGCCCGGTAGGTGTGCCCGGAGCGGACGGCGAACTGGACGACGCCGGTCTCGGGCCGGGTGACCGCGGGCGTGCTGCCGTCGGTGAGGTCGGCGAGGGTGTGCTCGGTGGTGAACAGCAGGCCGCGCAGCTGCACGGTGCCGTCACGGTCGGCCCGGACGACGTACTCGTCGGCCTGGCCGGCGCTCCAGGCCGCCGAGACCGTGTAGCCGCCCCGCCCGCGCAGACCGGTGACCCGGCCCGCGGGCCAGGCCGGCGGCAGCGCGGGCAGCAGGTGCAGCTCGGCGTTGTGGCTCTGCAGCAGCATCTCGGCGATGCCGGAGGTGGCGCCGAAGTTGCCGTCGATCTGGAACGGCGGGTGCAGGTCGAACATGTTCGGAGCGAGCCGGTCGGTGCGGACCAGATCCCGGAACAGCTTGTGCGCGCGGGTCCCGTCCTCCAGCCGCGCCCAGAAGTTGATCTTCCAGGCGAGCGACCACCCGGTTCCGTCGTCGCCCCGCAGCTCCAGGGTCCGCCGTGCCGCGTCGTACAGCGTGGGGGTGCCACGCTTGGTGATCTGGTTGCTGGGATGCAGGCCGTAGAGGTGGGAGACGTGCCGGTGGGTGCGCTCGGTCTCCACCCAGTCGGCCAGCCACTCCTGGATGTTGCCGCGCGAGCCGACGCGCATCGGCGCCAGCCGGTCGCGGGCCGTCCGGACCCGGGTACGCAGGTCGGCGTCGGTGCCCAGCGCCGCACCGGCTCGGTCGCAGGCGTCGAACAGGTCGCGCAGGATCTGGTTGTCCATGGTGGGCCCGGCGCAGACGCTCGCGTCGGTGTGGTGCGGCAGCTCCGGGGAGTTGGACGGGTTGGTCACCAGGTAACCGCGAGCCGGGTCGGCGACCAGCGTGTCGAGGAAGAACTGGGCGGAGCCCCGGATCGCCGGGTAGTTGGCGCGCAGGAACTCCAGGTCGCCGGTGAACCGGTAGTGATCCCAGATCATGGTGGCGAGCCACGCGCCCCCGGTCTGCCACATGCCCCACAACGCGCCGTCGACCACGGACGTGCCGCGCCAGGCGTCGGTGTTGTGGTGCGTGACCCAGCCTCCGGCGCCGTACTGGACCTGGGCGGTGCGGGCGCCGGTCACCGTCAGGTCCTTGATCATGTCGAAGACCGGCAGGAAGCACTCGCCGAGGTTGGTCGTGTCGGCGGGCCAGTAGTTCATCGGCAGGTTGGCGTTGAGCGTGTACTTGGAATCCCATTGCGGGGCGGTCTGGTCGTTCCAGATGCCCTGCAGGTTGGCCGGCTGGGTGCCCGGCCGGGACGAGGAGATCAGCAGGTAGCGGCCGTACTGGAACAGCAGGGCGGCGAACTGGGGGTCGTTCTGGTTGGCGTGCTGCGCGATCCGTACGTCGGTGGTCTGGTCGGCCGCTGCGGTCCGGCCCAGATCCAGCGTGACCCGGCCGAACAGCGCCTGGTAGTCGGCCAGGTGCCGGCTGCGCAGCTGCTCGAAGGCGATGCCGCGGGCCGCGGTGAGATGACGGCGGGCGATGCCCTGGTAGTCACCGTTGACGGTCCGGTAGTTGACGTAACTCGAGCCGATCGACACCAGCAGCGTCACGCTGGTGGCGCCGGAGATCCGCAGCGTGCCGCCGGAGCTGGTCACGGTGCCGCCGGAGGCGACCGCCTGGGCCAGGCCGAGGAACCGTACGCTGCCGGTGACGCCCTCCATGCTGCCGGAGATGCCGTCGATCGCGATGGTGGTGGCGTCCGGGCTGGAGACGGTGGTGCGCTGCGGGCTGTCGAAGGTCGCCGTGACGGTGATCGCGCCGGCCCGGTCGGCGGTCAGCCGGGTCACGATCACCTGATCCGGTGCGCTGGCGAACACCTCCCGCTGGAAACGCACGCCCCCTGACACGTACGTCGTGGTGGCGATCGCCGTGTTGAGGTCCAGGGTCCGGGCGTACTGCGAGGGCGTCCCGGCCGGGAAGGCGAGCCGCAGATTGCCGACGGTCTGATAGGCCAGCTGCCCGGACGGGTTGCCGAGCATCGTCTGGTTGATCAGATCCTGCGCCTGTCCCCACTGGTCGGCGAAGACCAGGCGCCGGATCTCCGCCAGCGACCCGGCGCCGCGGGTGTTGCTCGAGTCGTACGGCCCACCGGCCCACACGGTGTCCTCGTTGAGTTGCACCAGCTCGTTCGTGGCGTTGCCGAACACCATGGCACCGAGGCGTCCGTTGCCGATCGGCAGGGCTCGCAGCCAGTCGGTGCCGGCTTCCTTGTCGTACCGCAGGACGAGCTCGTCGGCGGCGAGCGCGGAGGAGCCACCACCGGTCGTGGCGCTCCAGTCGTGCGGCGCCACCGCGGCGCCGATGCCGACAGCTCCGGCGGCGAGCACCTGCCGTCGCGTCACTCTGCTCATGATGTCTCCCAGCACGACGGCTCGACCACACGAATCAATACAGTGAGTTTCGTCGATGTTAACCTTCTCAACCCTGTGGTCAAGGGCGTCCATGCTTTGTCGCTATCCGGCGAACGCGCCTGTCGTCCGGGGCCGAAAAACCGTTACACGTACGAGGTCGGTGACGTCGCTACATCCCGGCCATCGTTGTTTCTTCATTGACCATCATCGATGGTGAGCGCTAACCTGTTTGCTGGCAGGCCCTGAGCAACCCGCGGGGATCCCGGTTGCTCGACGGCACCACGGCTTGCATGATCACTGCGTGGACGTGGTGACGCAGTGGGTACGGACGTCGTGGACGAAACGGTCGCGGGGTGGCCCGGCCGCGACCGTACGGAACGCCGTGCCTGTGGGTTTCACTGTGCCGGTGCGGAACGGCCCGGTCCTCCACGAGGTGCTGATGGACGAGGCGCACGATTTCGAGCCGCATGCGTCGTTTCGCGAGGGGCGGCCGGAACGGGACGATGTGCTGCTGCTTTATCGCTTCTCGTCCCGGCTCGGGGAGTGGACCTGTCGACTCGACACGTTGAACGTTGCATATGGCCCAGCAACGGCGGACGTCTTCACGGGTGACCCGACGCGTCATGTCGACGAGCGTGGACTGTTGCGCTAGCCCGGCCGTCCGTCGAGCAGGTGGGCCGCCCACCGAGGATCGGCCCGCACGTCGTGCCGGCCGGGATGCCGGGCCGGCGCTGTCGAAGGCGATGTGAGCGGTCGAGCGCAGCGAGGAGGTCGCCCGCCGGCAGCACGAGCACGACGAGCAGGTGACGCCGCGAGGTGCGCAAAGGGTGGCCCGCCCCCCGTTCTAGGGGGGTGCCCGACCCCCAGGAATTGAGCGGTGCACAGCAATCTAGGGGGATTCTGCGGCCCGGCTGGGCGGGTTGGCGCGGTTAGGCTTCGGATCGAGTTCTGATCGAGAGACTTCGAAGTGATGTCGCGTGGAATCGGAGAGTCGGCATGCTGAAGCCCAATGTCGTGGCCACGTTCATGAGCGGCGTCGCGGAGATGAACGCCGACGCTTCGAGCACCGCGTGGGCCGGGACGGGGTCGGAGACCTACAAGTCGGCCAACTCGTCGATCCATGACTACGCGGCGGAGATGACCGAGCGCGGTCAACTGTGGAACTGGGGCATCAACGTGCCCGAGCTCAGCGCCGAGATCGAGCGGCGCTCGCCCGGTTTCGCCGAGTACGGCACCGACACCTTCAGCGAGCAGCTCTACTATCTCGCCCTGCGGGACCTGCCCAAGGGCATTGACAGCCTCACCGGCCAGACCGTCGTCGAGGTCGGCTGCGGGGCGGGCGAGGGGCTGAACTTCCTGTCCCGGCTTGCCCCCGGCGCGCTGATGACCGGGCTCGACCTGTCGCCGGTGGCCATCGCGCGGGCCAACGGTGTGCTGGCCCGCGGTGACAGCCTCCAGTACGTCCACGGCGACGCGGAGCACCTGCCGTTCGAGGACGCCTCCGTCGACGTGGTGATCAACGTCGAGAGCTCCCACACGTACCCGGATCTGGCCCGGTTCTTCCGGGAGGTGGCCCGGGTGCTGCGGCCGGGCGGGGTGTTCTCGCACATCGACGTGTTCACCGGGCCGCGGCTGGCCAAGATGCGGCTGATCCAGGCGGAGCAGACCGAGCTGGAGTGGGTCAGCGACCACGACATCTCCGACGACGTCCGGGCCGCGGTGCGCGCGCGGATGGCCAAGGGCAGCAAGTTCCGCAAGAACATCGAGAAGCAGCGGATGAACCCACTGGTCCGGGCGATGACGACGCACGGGCAGTTCATGGTCTTCGGCGGGATCTTCGCGGGCTACACCCCGCCGGCGCCGATCCGTGCGCTCGCCAGGACCGGTGTGCTGCCGGGGATGGACAGCCTGCCGATGGAGTCCTACCGGCACCAGATCGCCGTCCGCGCCGAAGCGTAGGGGAATCCGATGATCGAGCCCGGCGTCGCCACCGCCTTCACCGACGGCATCACCCACATCAACCTCGACGAGTCCAGCACCCTGGACGGCGAGCAGCAGATCGCCACCTTCAAGTCGGCCAGCGCGTCCATCTACGACCTGTCCGCCTCGATGACCGTCAAGGGCGAGCTGTGGAACTGGGGCCACCACAACCCCGAGCACCTCGCCGAGATCGAGGCCCGGTTGCCCGGCTTCAGCACGTACGGCACCGACACCTTCAGCGAGCAGTCCTACTACCTGGCCCTGCGCGACATCCCGAAGGGGCTGGAAGGCTGCGCGGGCAAGGCGATCCTCGAAGTCGGCTGTGGCGTGGGGGAGGGGCTCAACTTCCTGTCCCGGCTCGTGCCCGACGCCCGGATGACCGGTCTGGACCTGGCGCCGAAGGCCGTCGCCCGGGCCAATGCCACCCTGGCGCGCGGTGACGAGCTGCGGTTCGTCCAGGGCGACGCCGAGGCGCTGCCGTTCGAGGACGCCTCGGTGGACGTGCTGATCAACGTCGAGAGCTCCCATGCGTACCCGAACCTGAAGGGTTTCCTCCAGGAGGCGGCGCGCGTGCTGCGGCCCGGCGGCGTTCTGTCGCACATCGACGTGTACACGACCCAGCGGCTGCGGGCGATGCGGGCGATCCAGGCCGAGCTGCCGGGGCTCGAGTGGATCAGTGACAACGACATCTCCGATCAGGTCCGCGCCGCCGTCCGGCAGCGGATGGCCCCGGGCAGCCGGTTCCGCCGCAACCTGGACAAGCAGCGGATGAACAGGTTCGTCCGGATGCTGGCCACCAACAACCTGGTCATGACGTTCGGCGGGCCGTTCGCGGGCTACCGTGAGCCGGCCGTGGTCAAGCTGCTGAACCGGCTCAAGGTGCTGCCGCCGGCCGGCAGCCTGCCGATGCGGAGCTACCGGCACCAGGTCGCGGTGCGCAGCTGATGGCCACGCCCGATCCCGGCGGCACCCCGAAGGCCTGCCCCTATCCCTTCGCCGAGATGCAGCGGCTGGAGGTTCATCCCGAGTACGCCCGGCTGCGGGACGCCGGTGAGCTCGGCCGCGTGCAGATGCCCTACGGCGGCGAGACCTGGCTGGCGACCAGCTACGAGGACGTCGCCCGGGTGTTCGTCGACCCGCGGTTCAGCCGCAGCGCGACCCTGGGCAAGGACGTGCCCCGGGTCCTGCCGGCCATTCAGCACGCCCCGGTCATCATGCTGATGGACCCGCCCGAGCACACCCGGCTGCGCAAGCTGGCCACCAAGGCGCTGACCAGCCGCCGGATGGAGGCGTTGCGCCCGCGCACCCAGCAGGTCGTCGACGACCTGATCGACAAGATGCTGGCCAAGGGCGCCCCGGCCGACCTGGTGGAGGACTTCGCCCTGCCGCTGCCGATCATCATGATCTGCGAGCTGCTCGGGGTGCCCGTCGCCGACCAGGACAAGTTCCGGCTCTGGTCCGATCAGATGCTCTCCAACGGCTTCTACCCGCCGGACGTGGTCGCGGCGGCCGGTCAATCGCTCTACCTGTACGTCTCCGAACTGCTCGCGCAGCGTCGCAGGGAGCCGACCAGCGACCTGCTCAGCTCGCTGCTGCGGGCCCGCGACGAGGGTGACCAGCTCAGCGTGCAGGAGCTGGTCGGCTTTGCCATCACCCTGCTGACGGCCGGGTACGAGACCACCGCCAACGCGCTCGGCAACGCCGTCTATCTGCTGCTGACCCGCCCGGACAAACTGGCCGAGCTGCGGGCGGATCTCACGCTGATCCCGAACGCCGTCGACGAGCTGCTGCGGGTCCTGCCGATCGCCAAACAGGCGGCCTGGGTACGGATGGCCGTCGAGGACGTGGAACTCAGCGGGACGACCGTCAAGGCCGGCGAGACGGTGGCGATCCAGACGTACTCGGCGAACACCGACCCCACGGTGTTCGACCATCCGGAG includes:
- a CDS encoding NAD(P)/FAD-dependent oxidoreductase, translated to MARTVVIVGGGYGGTLVAKELDATADVVLIDPREGFVNAAASLRALTRPDWAPNAFFPYGKLLRHGRVLRDEAVSVDPAGVTLASGARVPADYLVLATGSGYSYPAKPHPGATDVAQQLDDLHQTHHHLSGAGRVLILGAGPVGIELAGEIKEVWPDKEVTVVDRGDQLLPGFLPEVRDSLLHQLTGRGVRLLLGTGLTALPPVPPGEAARFEVTTADGETIGADIWFRAFGVRINTGCLADGRLTTLTGQTTIPVTDHLTVRGHDHVYAIGDIADLPDPKMASYAMEHAMIVAANIKAQLAGERPEAVYTPSPDRRILLPLGTEAGVGQLPGEHGPVAASVGTVRERKGADLFTARFAARFDQD
- a CDS encoding MarR family winged helix-turn-helix transcriptional regulator translates to MAAHRTLEPERWEFWHLWMQAQRLLTRELDRDLQQRYGITKAEFSVLVTLHQAPGGHLRVGELAESLDWEKSRVAHQLTRMENRELVVRTDHESNGRRAAIGLTDRGRTAVQDALLGHADNIRRHFFDRLSPDQAAAIHEWSRATVERLTTGPDVR
- a CDS encoding GGDEF domain-containing protein → MRKSAGVPLLLAGAVITALTPDSIWGQAAYLACFAGVVVAAWAAVRRPGPRRPWALVAGAVTSWLAGDLTAAVLQLTGRSPTVGLQDVFWLGGYPLMGAAILGMVRLRAPRQSRAALQDGLTLTTAAGLAAWQFFIEPELHGGGTTMTIAVGALYPIGDLVLFAAVVYLALSPGRNGAPSMLLIAGNALSLVLDTVLTTFSDALTGVNGDRFNAALLLANALVVASGLHRDRDQLLQPAPVDKPRIHPARLMFLGLAMLTGPILAVGRETGPIGGRLLMLAATATTAGLCLARFTTAVHEQGRVQDRLAYLADHDNLTGLVNRRVLNERLARAFQARTGLALLYLDLDGFKAVNDEHGHAAGDAVLVEVGRRIRAGIGAGDLAARLGGDEFAVLCEQLDPAGAAALAERLRRAVSEPIPADGAVLHVGASIGVAAGAGCTDGDELMFQADRAMFEMKRGRRAMPGPASHPDLTITRETAGAPEGIRPSARPGRW
- a CDS encoding arabinofuranosidase catalytic domain-containing protein, with the protein product MRRTRILIGALSLLAGAVVTATPAAAATVGTATTVVGSQSGRCIDVPGSSTTNGVQVQLYDCSGAAGQSWTWTTGRQLTGPGGKCLDASSAGTTNGTPVVIWDCNGQANQRWNLNDNGSITGEQSGLCVDANGAATANGTKLILWSCNGQSNQQWTQVPPVGGGSGGGTGPCDLYANGGTPCVAAHSTVRALYSAYRGNLYQVRRASDNTTRAIGVLSGGTADAAAQNTFCAGTTCVITVVYDQSGRGNDLWYQGSSVVPGSSSSRPAVATSESLSIGGSAAYSLYINPGNSYWRDGHLTGVPTGSAPEGMYMVTSGTHVNNGCCFDYGNSETTRKADAAGAMDAINFGTQCWFGGCSGSGPWVQADLEWGLYPGGSSSWNPNQRAFTSKFVTATLKNNGTSRFAMKGSNAQSGSLTTLWDGGLPPGYSPMRKQGAIILGSGGDCCKPGGGANLSAGTFYEGAIVAGYPSDATENAVQANIVAAGYR
- a CDS encoding glycoside hydrolase family 27 protein; its protein translation is MHTSQHHHVRRWLIRLAVLVLAIGAAGWGIGLRTAAPAQALANNLALTPPMGWNDWNAYGCNVSETLVKQTADKLVSSGLAAAGYQYVNIDDCWMQHSRDGAGNLQPDYGKFPDGISGTAAYVHSKGLKLGIYEDAGTSTCAGYPGSLGHEAQDARSFAAWGVDYLKYDNCYNNGSSTTQQYIARYSAMRDALAATGRPIVYSICEWGVNAPWTWAAPVGNLWRTTGDIQNNYASMLSIFHQNVGLAAYAGPGQWNDPDMLEVGNGMTATEDRAHFSLWAEMAAPLLAGNNLVNASSTTLSILGNRAVIAVDQDAAGKQGRMVSSTGGLDVLAKPLANGDVSVVLFNEGSSTATISTTAAAIGKSGASSYGLTDLWTGATSTTSGTISSSVPGHGVVMYRVSGGTTSDPGGSTTVSTIRGVASNRCLDDPNSNTTNGTLPVIWDCNGGTNQQWTRSGNQLQVLGKCLDAYNNQTAAGTKVEIWDCNGQANQQWTVNADGSITGVQSGLCLDVIGSATANNTAVQLWTCTGAANQKWTLS